A window of Chryseobacterium sp. IHB B 17019 genomic DNA:
TAACAATATTTTGACCTGTTATCCATCGGGAATCTTCCGATAATAAAAAATTTATTGTTCTTACAATATCCTCTACTCTTCCAAGTCCCAAAGGATGCATTTTTTCTATAGATGCAATATTTTCAACAGAAAGTGATTGAAAAAGTTTTTGTGTCATTGGTGTCTCTACCACTCCTGGTGAAACCGCATTTACCCTTATCTTTCTTTTAGACAAATCTAATGCACCCGCTCTCACTAACCCCAAGATCGCTGATTTTGAAGAACAATAAGCTGTCTTTCCATATTGTCCCAATTGTCCCATAACAGAAGATAATAAAACAATAGATCCTCCATCGTTACTATTTTTTTTCTTCGAGAAAATTCTCATAATTTCAAAAGCAGCAAAGAAATTAACATCAAAGAAATTTCTCAACTTCTCATAGCTATAAGAAATCATAGCGTTCGTATCTTCTATCCCAGCACAATTCACAAAATAGTCTATTTTACCTATTTTATGAATTGCGTTCTGCAGATGTTCTTCAATTGCCTTA
This region includes:
- a CDS encoding SDR family NAD(P)-dependent oxidoreductase yields the protein MKNIIISGATSGIGLGLCIDLLHKGDYKIIAIGRDFTNLKDAISKEQLEDGNLELLALDLADPKAIEEHLQNAIHKIGKIDYFVNCAGIEDTNAMISYSYEKLRNFFDVNFFAAFEIMRIFSKKKNSNDGGSIVLLSSVMGQLGQYGKTAYCSSKSAILGLVRAGALDLSKRKIRVNAVSPGVVETPMTQKLFQSLSVENIASIEKMHPLGLGRVEDIVRTINFLLSEDSRWITGQNIVIDGGYSIQ